TGGCGGTGGGACCCGACGGCGGCAACCCGCGCCGTTACAGCTTCGCCGACCTGGCGGCGTCCTCCAACCGCGCTGCCAACTTCCTGGCCTCCCGGGGTGTACGCAAGGGCGACCGCGTCTTCGTGATGCTGCCGCGCATCCCCGACTGGTACGACGTGATGCTGGGCTGCGTCAAGCTCGGCGCCGTGCCCATGCCAGGGACGACCCTGCTGACCGCACGCGACATCGCCTACCGCCTGGAGCGCGCCGGCGCGACCGTGGCAATCACCGATCCCGACGGCGCCGGCAAGATCGACGTGGCCGCCGAGCCACTGGGCCTGGAGCCGCTGAAGCGGCTGTGGGTGGGCGACCCTGGGCCGGGCGAGGAGCCCCCGCCCAGCTGGTACTCGTGGGCCAGCGGGCTGGAGGAGGCAAGCGATCGCCCACCGGATGTTGAGCCGACCCGCTCCGACGACCCGCTGCTCATCTACTTCACCTCGGGCACGGTCGCCTACCCGAAGATGGTCCTGCACACTCAGGCCTCGCTCGGCATCGGCCACCAGATCACCGCCCGCTTCTGGCAGGACCTGCAACCCGACGACCTGCACTGGACGCTCAGCGACTTCGGCTGGGCCAAGGCGGCCTGGGGCAAGCTGTTCGGCCAGTGGTCGCTGGGGGCGACCAACTTCCTCTGGGACCTGCGCGGCAAGCCCGATTTCGACCTGATGCTGCGGCTCGTCGGCGAGCACGGGGTGACCACGTTCTGCGCCCCGCCCACCGTCTACCGGGCGCTGGTCCAGCTCCACCTGACCGCCTACGACTGGTCGCGGCTGCGCCACTGCGTCTCGGCCGGCGAGCCGCTCAACCCGGAGGTCATCAAGGTCTGGCGCGAGGCGACCGGCCTCACCGTCTACGACGGGTACGGCCAGACCGAGACCGTGAACCTGCTCGCCAACTACCGGTGCATCCCGGTCCGGCCCGGGTCGATGGGCAAGCCCACCCCCGGGTTCGACGTGTGCGTGGTCGACGACGACGGCAAGGTGCTCGGTCCTGGCGAGGAGGGCCACGTGGCGGTGCGGGTCAGCCCCGAGCGACCGGTCGGCCTGTTCGTGGAGTACTGGCGCGACCCGGAGGCGACCGCGGCCGCGTTCCGGGGCGACTTCTACTACACCGGCGACCGCGCCTACGTCGACGAGGACGGCTATTTCTGGTTCGTCGGGCGCTCCGACGACGTCATCAACTCGGCCGCCTACCGGATCGGCCCCTTCGAGGTCGAGTCGGCCCTGGTCGAGCACCCGGCCGTGGCCGAGGCGGCCGTGGTGGGCAAGCCCGATCCCGAGCGCGGGCAGCTCGTGAAGGCGTTCGTCGTCCTCGCCCCCGGACGGACCGGCTCTGGCGACCTCGCCCGGGAGCTGCAGGAGCACTGCAAACAGGTGACCGCGCCGTACAAGTACCCGCGCGAGATCGAGTTCGTCGAGGAGCTGCCCAAGACGATCTCGGGCAAGATCCGCCGGGTGGAGCTTCGTGAGCGCGAGGCGCAGGGCGCGGAGCCGGCCGGTCAGGACCCGGCCGCGGCCAGCAGG
The Actinomycetes bacterium genome window above contains:
- a CDS encoding acyl--CoA ligase, whose amino-acid sequence is AVGPDGGNPRRYSFADLAASSNRAANFLASRGVRKGDRVFVMLPRIPDWYDVMLGCVKLGAVPMPGTTLLTARDIAYRLERAGATVAITDPDGAGKIDVAAEPLGLEPLKRLWVGDPGPGEEPPPSWYSWASGLEEASDRPPDVEPTRSDDPLLIYFTSGTVAYPKMVLHTQASLGIGHQITARFWQDLQPDDLHWTLSDFGWAKAAWGKLFGQWSLGATNFLWDLRGKPDFDLMLRLVGEHGVTTFCAPPTVYRALVQLHLTAYDWSRLRHCVSAGEPLNPEVIKVWREATGLTVYDGYGQTETVNLLANYRCIPVRPGSMGKPTPGFDVCVVDDDGKVLGPGEEGHVAVRVSPERPVGLFVEYWRDPEATAAAFRGDFYYTGDRAYVDEDGYFWFVGRSDDVINSAAYRIGPFEVESALVEHPAVAEAAVVGKPDPERGQLVKAFVVLAPGRTGSGDLARELQEHCKQVTAPYKYPREIEFVEELPKTISGKIRRVELREREAQGAEPAGQDPAAASRVSPLFNRSP